A single genomic interval of Pyrobaculum arsenaticum DSM 13514 harbors:
- a CDS encoding ABC transporter ATP-binding protein, with amino-acid sequence MPPLLELRNVKMYYNTTRGTVKAVDGISFKLEKGEAMALVGESGSGKSSLAFTIIRLLPRNVAESGGEILFYDEELGVVDLMKMSESEIRRKIRWKKISMVFQASMNALNPILRIQDQMIEPLVLHLGMSKESAVKIAEEALRSVGLSRDVLSRYPFELSGGMKQRVVIAMAIMMRPRLVILDEPTSALDVITQANIMNLLKELKAKFDLSYILITHDIALASEIADKIGVMYAGKLVEVAPADLFFRWPKHPYSQKLLAAMPTLREDKKIEHIPGDVPSLINPPPGCRFHPRCPYAIKGKCEKEEPAVKDVEGSLVACWLY; translated from the coding sequence GTGCCACCTCTCTTGGAGTTACGAAATGTGAAGATGTACTACAACACAACAAGGGGAACTGTGAAAGCCGTTGATGGGATTTCTTTTAAGCTGGAAAAAGGAGAGGCCATGGCCTTGGTCGGAGAGAGCGGAAGCGGAAAAAGCTCGCTCGCTTTTACGATAATAAGGCTGTTGCCTAGGAACGTAGCGGAGTCAGGTGGCGAGATCTTGTTTTATGACGAAGAACTTGGAGTAGTAGATCTGATGAAGATGTCTGAAAGCGAGATTAGAAGAAAGATTAGGTGGAAGAAGATATCCATGGTGTTTCAAGCTTCTATGAACGCGCTAAACCCCATATTAAGAATACAAGATCAGATGATTGAGCCGCTTGTGCTTCACCTAGGTATGTCTAAAGAAAGCGCGGTAAAAATCGCCGAGGAGGCTCTCAGATCAGTGGGCTTATCTCGAGATGTCCTGTCTAGATACCCCTTCGAACTATCGGGCGGTATGAAACAGAGAGTGGTCATAGCTATGGCAATAATGATGAGGCCCAGGCTAGTTATCTTAGACGAGCCGACGTCAGCTCTGGATGTCATTACCCAGGCTAATATTATGAATTTGTTAAAGGAGCTTAAGGCCAAGTTCGACTTATCATATATCTTAATTACTCACGACATAGCACTCGCCTCCGAGATAGCCGATAAAATAGGCGTTATGTACGCAGGTAAGCTGGTGGAGGTAGCCCCCGCAGATCTCTTCTTTAGGTGGCCTAAACACCCGTACTCTCAGAAATTACTAGCCGCAATGCCGACGTTGAGAGAGGACAAGAAAATTGAGCACATACCTGGAGATGTCCCAAGTCTCATTAATCCTCCGCCTGGCTGCCGCTTCCACCCCAGATGCCCCTACGCCATAAAAGGCAAATGCGAAAAAGAAGAACCGGCAGTGAAAGACGTGGAGGGCAGTCTAGTGGCCTGCTGGCTGTACTAG
- a CDS encoding PfkB family carbohydrate kinase: protein METTIAGNPTVDIIISKEGVYRRLGGPIYYASLVLGALGVKAKAVGVASAEVVKEIRNLLSKLNIEAQLEETDVATTFELDYTTKPRSVRLVAKPAKKIRHVSGDIVILSPVYDELAGVEVEADKVVVDLQGFIRARLPFPDADIIHLSYDDMQITPRELVSMGKRWPIVVYTLGEDGAFLVKGGEVYYMNSAKLNVLDTTGSGDVFLAALTYFYFYKKLDILEAVCEASKIVAGFLLTKTITKHEFSCIKQVVQV, encoded by the coding sequence GTGGAAACCACAATAGCGGGCAACCCAACAGTGGATATAATAATCTCAAAAGAGGGCGTGTATAGACGACTCGGGGGCCCTATATACTACGCCTCTCTTGTCCTCGGCGCCTTAGGGGTAAAAGCAAAGGCTGTAGGCGTCGCATCAGCGGAGGTAGTAAAAGAGATCAGAAATCTACTCAGTAAACTTAACATAGAGGCACAGCTTGAGGAGACCGACGTGGCCACCACATTTGAGCTCGACTACACTACAAAGCCCAGATCAGTAAGGCTGGTTGCAAAACCTGCTAAGAAGATTAGACATGTGTCTGGTGATATAGTAATTCTTTCTCCTGTATACGACGAACTAGCTGGCGTAGAAGTAGAGGCCGATAAAGTAGTCGTAGATCTACAAGGCTTCATCCGGGCGAGGCTCCCGTTTCCCGATGCCGATATTATTCACCTATCATACGATGATATGCAGATCACTCCAAGAGAGCTGGTGAGTATGGGAAAAAGATGGCCAATAGTTGTCTACACGCTTGGCGAAGATGGCGCCTTCCTCGTAAAGGGAGGTGAGGTGTATTACATGAATAGCGCAAAGCTCAACGTTCTTGACACGACAGGTAGCGGAGACGTATTTCTGGCGGCGCTGACTTACTTCTACTTTTACAAGAAGCTAGATATACTAGAAGCCGTCTGTGAGGCTAGCAAGATTGTAGCAGGATTCTTATTGACAAAAACCATAACAAAGCATGAGTTTAGCTGTATTAAACAAGTTGTTCAAGTGTAG
- a CDS encoding CBS domain-containing protein yields the protein MSHLADPVYNVLKTLVELYNKENAPIKSRDIANSLKIHEGYVRNMLSILKSMGLVVSKAGPHGGYVPTTKALDVLSRQTFSVPIVSMGNVIGYALDVTIIGLLSERPYASMRVVGDLSGYMEKEVRVGPLPSGVVIVGKIIKAELESLVEISSIVSLPRASVKSIMTPNPVTARPEDSVEEYVKYFVERRFRGIPVVDEQTKPVGLLMASKVMEALANCILKAKVRDLMARNPPTIHEDEDLHEAVRLMISSGIGRLLVVDSEDRLVGIVTRTDILSKIATLEQLV from the coding sequence ATGTCGCACCTTGCAGATCCAGTGTATAATGTCTTGAAAACCCTTGTCGAGTTGTACAATAAAGAAAATGCCCCCATCAAGTCTAGGGATATCGCTAACTCCTTGAAAATACACGAAGGCTACGTGCGTAATATGCTTTCTATTCTCAAGTCAATGGGGCTAGTGGTAAGCAAGGCGGGTCCTCACGGAGGCTATGTACCCACTACAAAGGCCTTAGATGTCTTGTCACGCCAGACCTTCTCAGTACCCATAGTCTCTATGGGGAACGTAATTGGGTACGCACTAGACGTCACCATAATTGGCCTACTATCCGAGAGGCCCTACGCCTCAATGAGAGTGGTGGGCGATCTGAGTGGATACATGGAGAAAGAGGTCAGAGTAGGACCTCTCCCAAGCGGCGTGGTCATCGTGGGGAAAATCATAAAGGCAGAGCTCGAGTCGCTGGTCGAGATCAGCTCAATAGTCTCTCTTCCCAGGGCTTCGGTCAAAAGTATTATGACCCCCAACCCCGTAACGGCGAGACCAGAAGACTCGGTAGAGGAGTATGTAAAGTATTTTGTTGAGAGAAGATTTCGTGGAATACCTGTAGTTGATGAACAAACAAAACCTGTAGGTCTACTAATGGCGTCAAAGGTTATGGAGGCCTTGGCTAACTGCATTCTCAAGGCAAAGGTAAGAGACTTGATGGCCCGCAATCCCCCTACGATTCACGAAGATGAAGATCTACACGAGGCTGTCCGGCTGATGATCTCAAGCGGGATAGGCAGATTGCTCGTCGTAGATTCTGAAGATAGACTTGTGGGAATTGTTACAAGAACAGATATACTATCTAAAATTGCTACACTTGAACAACTTGTTTAA
- a CDS encoding D-2-hydroxyacid dehydrogenase yields the protein MSALIADSVDPTLKERLEKLGIKVDYRPGISREELVKIINRYSILVFRGRLKIDREIIDAGRSLKILARYGVGLDNVDVEYAVKRGISVVSAPNSPTRSVAELTIALIFSVARRVTLFDRKVKAGEWPKGKYIGMELAGKTLGIVGFGRIGKAVAQLARGLDMKILASDVIDVAKEVEKVGGRQVPLEDLLRESDVVSIHVPLTPQTYRLLDAERLSLLRDGAILVNTSRGEVIDHEALLRHIDRLWGVGLDVLPEEPPKSPYLKQLIEHEKVVVTPHVGSETYEAMKRLADELAMNLEEVISRLGL from the coding sequence ATGTCGGCCCTTATAGCAGACAGCGTAGACCCTACACTGAAAGAGAGGCTTGAGAAGCTAGGTATTAAAGTTGACTATAGGCCAGGCATATCTAGAGAAGAGTTAGTGAAGATAATTAATAGATACAGTATCTTGGTATTCAGAGGGCGTCTTAAAATAGACAGAGAGATAATAGACGCAGGGCGTAGCCTCAAGATATTAGCCAGATACGGGGTTGGGCTCGATAATGTCGACGTGGAGTACGCCGTGAAGCGGGGTATCTCGGTGGTGAGTGCCCCAAACTCTCCTACGAGAAGCGTCGCAGAACTCACAATTGCTCTCATATTTTCAGTCGCCCGCAGGGTAACCCTTTTTGATAGGAAGGTGAAAGCAGGTGAGTGGCCAAAGGGGAAGTACATAGGGATGGAGCTAGCCGGCAAAACTCTAGGTATCGTGGGGTTCGGCAGAATAGGCAAGGCAGTAGCCCAACTAGCAAGAGGACTAGATATGAAAATCCTCGCCAGCGACGTGATAGACGTGGCTAAAGAGGTTGAGAAGGTTGGGGGGAGACAAGTGCCGCTGGAAGATCTGCTTAGAGAAAGCGATGTTGTGTCAATACATGTTCCACTCACTCCTCAGACATATAGACTACTTGACGCGGAGAGGCTCTCCCTTTTAAGAGATGGAGCTATTCTCGTAAACACAAGCAGAGGGGAGGTGATAGACCACGAGGCCTTATTGCGACATATAGACAGGCTGTGGGGAGTAGGCCTTGATGTGCTACCCGAAGAGCCTCCCAAGAGCCCCTATCTAAAACAGCTCATAGAGCATGAAAAAGTTGTCGTGACCCCCCACGTGGGGTCTGAGACCTACGAGGCGATGAAAAGACTGGCCGATGAGCTGGCCATGAATCTTGAAGAAGTGATCTCTAGACTTGGGCTATGA
- a CDS encoding pyridoxal-phosphate-dependent aminotransferase family protein produces MKYLTPGPVQLPKTVVDAMARQPPFHRGDEFRQLFKSVLDKLQALYSATSIVMPGTGTLAVDTMIYNYVNPGERILAIVYGEFGKRAVESARTRGADVVELERDLPPQPDEVEDILRRDSTIKAVLLVHNETSTGIAYKNLKRLVDITKAYGVLLLVDSVSGFPAEPLPPEVDVVATASHKALLAPPGASILYIGVQPRASGGVPPSMDLRKFVKALEHLETPYTPPISVLYALDVSLSYILELGKKYTDTHRERVEYLYSAVRLNPIPPPDVRSVTVTAFLCEKPKEAIAKLREAGYVIAGGMYKYRDRSIRIGVMGDITMNDLKAVAEVLNDVAGRG; encoded by the coding sequence ATGAAGTACCTCACCCCAGGTCCGGTGCAACTTCCAAAAACTGTGGTAGACGCAATGGCGAGGCAGCCCCCGTTTCACAGAGGCGACGAGTTTAGACAGCTCTTTAAATCGGTACTGGATAAGCTCCAGGCGCTGTATTCAGCCACTAGCATCGTAATGCCTGGCACAGGCACATTGGCTGTAGATACTATGATTTACAACTATGTAAACCCAGGCGAAAGGATATTAGCCATAGTATACGGCGAATTTGGCAAAAGGGCTGTGGAAAGCGCGAGGACAAGAGGCGCCGATGTGGTGGAGCTAGAGAGGGACTTGCCGCCTCAGCCGGATGAGGTGGAGGACATACTGCGCAGGGACAGCACAATTAAGGCAGTGCTTTTAGTACACAACGAGACAAGCACTGGCATTGCTTACAAAAACCTCAAGAGGCTAGTTGATATAACCAAGGCGTATGGCGTTTTGCTCCTTGTGGACAGCGTGTCGGGATTCCCCGCGGAGCCTTTGCCCCCCGAGGTCGACGTAGTGGCCACCGCATCTCACAAGGCGCTTTTGGCCCCGCCCGGCGCCTCGATCCTATACATTGGCGTTCAGCCCAGAGCCTCTGGCGGAGTGCCGCCGTCTATGGATCTCCGGAAGTTTGTAAAAGCTCTTGAGCATCTAGAGACGCCGTACACCCCGCCGATCTCTGTGCTCTATGCGCTAGACGTATCGCTGAGCTATATACTGGAGCTAGGCAAGAAGTACACGGATACACACCGAGAAAGAGTCGAGTATCTGTACTCAGCAGTGCGGCTGAACCCAATACCGCCTCCCGACGTGAGAAGCGTAACGGTTACGGCTTTTCTGTGCGAAAAACCAAAAGAGGCAATAGCCAAATTGCGAGAGGCGGGATACGTCATCGCTGGGGGAATGTACAAGTATAGAGACAGATCTATCAGAATAGGCGTTATGGGCGACATAACTATGAATGACTTAAAAGCTGTGGCCGAGGTTCTCAACGATGTGGCTGGACGAGGCTAG
- a CDS encoding ARMT1-like domain-containing protein codes for MWLDEASCKLCIITSRTGDLIRLNRPDKLPEILSELSKLLKLQSRSEAFSTSFRIVAKLVGDDDPYRDYKTKLIAIGKRVAEAVRMRLEQASWDIVMALRIAAAANIVDTSVLGYRPKKLEEAVWDPPSIEERVELPSSVYYVLDNAGEAQVDLVVAEALERNGVKSTFVVRAQPYEIDIIEKDISTYRVVTTPGNISPVRWIRDGFILAKGIANLEAYLEWGETPALLLFRAKCDVLSRVFSVPRNAPIIISGQTAKAISQLR; via the coding sequence ATGTGGCTGGACGAGGCTAGTTGCAAGCTGTGTATCATAACTTCGAGAACCGGGGACTTAATTAGGCTGAATAGACCTGACAAGTTACCGGAAATTCTAAGCGAGTTGTCCAAGTTGCTGAAGCTACAGAGCAGAAGCGAAGCTTTTTCCACTAGTTTCAGGATAGTTGCGAAGCTTGTAGGCGACGACGACCCGTACAGGGATTACAAGACAAAGCTCATCGCCATAGGGAAGAGAGTAGCCGAGGCTGTGAGGATGAGGCTTGAGCAAGCTTCTTGGGACATAGTAATGGCACTGAGGATTGCCGCGGCGGCTAACATTGTGGACACTAGCGTGTTGGGTTACAGGCCGAAGAAGCTGGAAGAGGCCGTCTGGGATCCCCCCTCTATAGAGGAGCGGGTAGAGTTGCCTAGTAGCGTATACTACGTCTTGGACAACGCGGGAGAGGCCCAGGTAGACCTCGTCGTGGCGGAGGCACTTGAGAGGAACGGAGTTAAGTCCACGTTTGTAGTGAGAGCTCAGCCATATGAAATCGACATAATTGAGAAAGATATATCGACGTATAGGGTGGTCACGACGCCGGGCAATATATCGCCAGTTAGGTGGATAAGGGACGGTTTTATTCTAGCAAAAGGAATAGCAAACCTAGAAGCATACCTAGAATGGGGGGAGACACCTGCCTTGCTCCTGTTCAGAGCTAAGTGCGACGTTTTGTCGAGAGTATTTTCAGTGCCAAGAAACGCGCCTATTATTATAAGCGGCCAAACGGCGAAGGCTATTAGCCAGTTACGATAA
- the cca gene encoding CCA tRNA nucleotidyltransferase, whose amino-acid sequence MTLEEVLKEAARLVTPSEEEERNVKEISQSVKELVSQIVREEGVNSEVEVYGSSARGTWLPGQRDIDVFVVMLDRERSPEDVVRLLTRRFSELGLNWTLRYAQHPYVTLQVRSYEVDIVPCYKIQPGERPVTAADRSPLHHKFLVERLKPEQALEVRLLKRFLQTIGVYGAEVKVEGFSGYLSELLVAYYGSFINVLKAATSWRPYRTYISFYESNAKFKAPLIVLDPVDPNRNAAAAVSLTSMSIFILAARRFLKRPSLSYFRQEQGDLVEGVNRVEVVYPYPNEPPDVVWGRFKRLGRALASWLRECGFRVMRWGVESDERTYVSLIYVVEQTQLPPYVIHRGPPVYDEAVDKFIEKYLGSDVVGPFVQGTRVYVIKRRRYTEITECISARLGKGGYNIRVNLYSGELIRKNPWIT is encoded by the coding sequence GTGACTCTGGAGGAAGTTCTTAAAGAGGCGGCTAGGTTAGTAACACCAAGCGAGGAGGAGGAGAGGAATGTGAAAGAGATTTCGCAAAGCGTAAAAGAACTGGTGTCTCAGATAGTTCGCGAAGAGGGTGTCAACTCGGAGGTTGAGGTGTATGGATCCAGCGCAAGGGGCACGTGGCTACCGGGGCAACGCGATATCGATGTGTTCGTCGTGATGTTGGATAGGGAGAGGAGTCCTGAGGATGTGGTTAGGCTACTTACTAGGCGTTTCTCAGAGCTTGGCTTGAACTGGACGTTGAGATACGCGCAACACCCATACGTCACGCTACAGGTAAGAAGCTACGAGGTCGATATTGTTCCTTGTTATAAGATCCAGCCGGGTGAGAGACCGGTGACCGCCGCAGATAGGTCGCCGCTTCACCACAAGTTTCTTGTAGAAAGGTTGAAGCCAGAACAGGCACTTGAGGTCAGACTCCTTAAGCGGTTTCTGCAGACTATAGGGGTGTACGGCGCCGAGGTCAAGGTGGAAGGTTTTTCGGGCTACCTTTCTGAACTTCTCGTGGCGTACTACGGCTCTTTTATAAACGTTCTTAAAGCCGCTACTAGTTGGAGACCGTATCGCACCTACATTTCTTTCTACGAGAGTAATGCAAAGTTCAAAGCGCCTCTTATCGTGCTGGATCCGGTTGATCCGAACAGAAACGCCGCAGCGGCGGTGTCGCTGACTTCTATGTCTATATTTATTTTGGCGGCAAGGAGATTTTTGAAGAGGCCATCGTTGTCATATTTCCGCCAAGAGCAAGGCGACTTGGTGGAGGGCGTTAATAGAGTTGAGGTGGTATATCCCTATCCCAATGAGCCGCCGGATGTGGTTTGGGGCAGGTTTAAGAGACTAGGCCGGGCTTTGGCCTCGTGGCTTAGGGAATGTGGGTTCAGAGTTATGAGGTGGGGGGTAGAAAGCGATGAGCGGACTTACGTCTCCCTCATATACGTCGTAGAGCAGACCCAACTTCCGCCTTACGTCATACACAGGGGGCCGCCTGTATACGACGAAGCTGTCGATAAATTTATTGAGAAATACCTCGGTAGTGACGTAGTAGGCCCCTTCGTACAAGGAACAAGAGTCTACGTAATTAAGAGGAGACGGTATACGGAGATTACGGAGTGTATATCCGCGAGGTTAGGCAAGGGAGGTTACAATATAAGGGTTAACCTGTACAGCGGCGAGCTAATAAGAAAAAATCCTTGGATTACATAA